The Rickettsiales bacterium genomic interval ATCTTATTTGCAATGTGACTATATCTGTTGACAAAAGGCCTAAATTATCGTCTATAGCCACTTCCCCTAATTTGACAAAATACTACGGAGCATAAAAATGTCTAAAGAGAAGTTTGAGCGTAATAAGACGCACGTAAATGTTGGAACGATTGGTCACGTTGATCATGGTAAGACCTCGTTGACGGCTGCGATTACGAAGGTTTTGGCTGAATCTG includes:
- a CDS encoding GTP-binding protein, with product MSKEKFERNKTHVNVGTIGHVDHGKTSLTAAITKVLAES